The Peptacetobacter hiranonis DNA window ATTATCATAGTATTGGCATTTGCAATATCCATACCTGTTTCTATAATAGTAGTACATACAAGCACATCAAATTCCTTCTGCATAAATGCTATTATAATATCTTCAAGCGTCTTTGAGCTCATTCTACCATGCGCAACAGCAACTCTAGCATCTGGAACTAACTTTCTAACCTTGTCTGCAATTCCTTCTATTCCCTCTACTCTATTGTAGACGAAGAATACCTGACCACCTCTTGAGATTTCTTTTTCAATTTCATCCTGAATAATACTATCTCTAGCTTCTGTAACATAAGTTATTACCGGATGTCTTTCTTGTGGTGGCTCTTCTATTACTGTCATATCTCTTATTCCAGATAATGACATATGAAGAGTTCTCGGAATTGGTGTTGCAGATAGAGTAAGAACATCTACAGTATTTTTTACTTTCTTTAAAGTTTCCTTGTGCTTTACTCCAAATCTCTGCTCCTCATCTATCACAACAAGTCCAAGCTTTGGAAGTTCTATATCTTTAGAAATTATTCTGTGCGTACCTATAAGTACATCAACCATTCCTTTTTTAGCATCTTCTATTATTTTTTTCTGCTGTTTAGGAGTCTTAAATCTACTAAGAACCTCAACTCTTATTGGATAATCTGCAAATCTTTCGCTAAATGTATTGTAGTGCTGCTGTGCAAGTATAGTAGTAGGAACAAGTACAGCAACCTGTTTTCCGTCCATACAAGCTTTAAATGCAGCCCTTATAGCTACTTCTGTTTTTCCGTATCCAACATCTCCACATATTAATCTATCCATAACTCTTGGAGATTCCATATCCTTTTTAGTATCTTTTATAGCTTTAAGCTGGTCATCTGTCTCCTGATATGGGAATTTATCCTCAAATTCCTTCTGCCAAACAGTGTCTTTAGAGAATTTATATCCCTTAATTTTTTCCCTTTTAGCATATAGGTTGATAAGTTCCTCAGTCATATCCTCGATTTCTTTTCTAACCTTAGCCTTAGCCTTTGTCCATTCCTGTGTCCCAAGTCTACTAAGTTTGACCTTCTCAGCCTCGGCTCCGATATATTTCTGAACCTTGTCCATCTGGTCAATAGGCACATATAAATTATCTCCATCTCTATAGACTATCTTCATGTAGTCTTTTTTAATTCCATCGACAGTTATCTGATCTATACCTATATATCTACCTATACCGCTATTTTCGTGAACTACATAATCTCCAGGATTTAAGTCCAAGAATGAATCTATTTTCTGTGCATTTGTATTTTTCTTTTTCTTCTTTTTCGATTTTAATCCACTTCTCTGAACACCGATCATTTCTTTATCGGTTATAATAGTGAACTTAATATCTCTATACTGGAACCCTTCGCTAATTGCAGCCTCCATTATTATAGCTTGAGATGATTTTATCTCTGTATCTCTCTTTTTAGCTATTGAAACCTCAACATCGTATTCAAATAAAGCTTCTTTTAATTTCTTTGCTCTTTCTGAGCTGTTTACTGCAAGGATAATCTTGTGCCCAGAATATTTTAATCTTTGAAGCTCATCCGCAAGAATATCTATTTTTCCATTAAATGATGGCACTTCTCTACTGTCAAAATTCAGTATTTCCTTTACATTAAATCCTTTAACAGCCTTTGGTAGTAGAGAGTTTATAACTATATTTCTATCTCCTATACAGTACTCTAAATCTATATAATTGTAGACTAAATTTCCCTGAGATTTTAGTGCAGTTCCTCTTTCCAAGTTCATCTTATAACTGTCTTTAAATTCCTCAGCAAAATTCTCGCATCTTTCCTTCATTCTAGATATATCATTTATAAATACTATCGCATTTTTGTCTAAGTATTCAAAAATACTCTTCTCTACATCTGGATAGAAGTAGTCTATGTAGTTTTCTATTCCATCGAAGTACTCTTTTCTCGCAATTTTATCTATAACAGCTTCTACATCATCGCTACATACTTTCCCTCTATCTTTTTTCATCCTAGAAACTGTTTCTTCAACATTTTCAGGGTATATAAATTCCCTAGAAGGAGTAAGTATAAACGATTTCAGCTTATCTATAGATTTCTGAGAAAATACATCAAAAGTTCTTATTGAGTCGATTTCATCATCAAAGAACTCAATTCTTATAGGGTTTTCATATTCAAGTGAGAATATATCAACAATTCCACCTCTAACACTGAACTGTCCAAACCCTTCTACCTTTGATACTCTCTCGTATCCTAACGAAACTAGCTTTGAAGATAGCTCTTCTATATCTACTATATCTCCTACCTTGTATTTAAAAGTATTATCTAATAATACATCTTTAGGTAA harbors:
- the mfd gene encoding transcription-repair coupling factor — protein: MGDIFFNPLQNSKEYIKLKEKLDVEGRCLLVNGLNQAQKAHISSSLFKDLSRPIVFIGSTEYEARKIYEDLKFYIKDKVELLTSDEIRFYYLDAKDRKQEAKRIKTLLKLAKKEKLILVTTSDAVLRKYLPKDVLLDNTFKYKVGDIVDIEELSSKLVSLGYERVSKVEGFGQFSVRGGIVDIFSLEYENPIRIEFFDDEIDSIRTFDVFSQKSIDKLKSFILTPSREFIYPENVEETVSRMKKDRGKVCSDDVEAVIDKIARKEYFDGIENYIDYFYPDVEKSIFEYLDKNAIVFINDISRMKERCENFAEEFKDSYKMNLERGTALKSQGNLVYNYIDLEYCIGDRNIVINSLLPKAVKGFNVKEILNFDSREVPSFNGKIDILADELQRLKYSGHKIILAVNSSERAKKLKEALFEYDVEVSIAKKRDTEIKSSQAIIMEAAISEGFQYRDIKFTIITDKEMIGVQRSGLKSKKKKKKNTNAQKIDSFLDLNPGDYVVHENSGIGRYIGIDQITVDGIKKDYMKIVYRDGDNLYVPIDQMDKVQKYIGAEAEKVKLSRLGTQEWTKAKAKVRKEIEDMTEELINLYAKREKIKGYKFSKDTVWQKEFEDKFPYQETDDQLKAIKDTKKDMESPRVMDRLICGDVGYGKTEVAIRAAFKACMDGKQVAVLVPTTILAQQHYNTFSERFADYPIRVEVLSRFKTPKQQKKIIEDAKKGMVDVLIGTHRIISKDIELPKLGLVVIDEEQRFGVKHKETLKKVKNTVDVLTLSATPIPRTLHMSLSGIRDMTVIEEPPQERHPVITYVTEARDSIIQDEIEKEISRGGQVFFVYNRVEGIEGIADKVRKLVPDARVAVAHGRMSSKTLEDIIIAFMQKEFDVLVCTTIIETGMDIANANTMIIYDADKMGLAQLYQLRGRVGRSTRQGYAFLMYERNKSLSEIAEKRLKAIKEFTEFGSGFKIAMRDLEIRGAGDVLGAQQHGHMAVIGYDLYVKMLNEAIRKIKGEPEIVEVDVEIDLPVDAYIPDRYIEDEMAKIEMYKKIASIDSKEDMYEVQEELEDRFSDIPRPTQTLLSIAYIKSLCKKLKIEKVYQIKNEVFLNPYMRYRVKSKVGYKVVEEIQALLEEYVEKFEKEDEEKKEKNEQNKDK